From the Rissa tridactyla isolate bRisTri1 chromosome 20, bRisTri1.patW.cur.20221130, whole genome shotgun sequence genome, one window contains:
- the NKX6-3 gene encoding homeobox protein Nkx-6.3 encodes MDANLPGTFLLNGPSLGPFPEAKAPVCQYSVQSSFYKLGPPGLGAQLAAGTPHGISDILSRPAATPNSSLLPGYPHAGGFNGLSSPGVYYGPQVGALPKASGEYLPRGRSCWAEAAPDWRGGRQCGGPPAHLTDSIHKKKHTRPTFTGHQIFALEKTFEQTKYLAGPERARLAYSLGMTESQVKVWFQNRRTKWRKKSALEPSSSSQRAGGSGGERAASETEDDEYNKPLDPDSDDEKIRLLLRKHRAAFSVLGLGTHSG; translated from the exons ATGGACGCCAACCTGCCGGGAACCTTCCTGCTCAATGGCCCCTCACTGGGCCCCTTCCCCGAGGCCAAGGCACCCGTCTGCCAGTACTCGGTGCAGAGCTCCTTCTACAAGCTGGGCCCCCCCGGGCTTGGTGCCCAGCTGGCCGCCGGCACCCCCCATGGCATCTCCGACATCCTCAGCCGGCCCGCGGCAACGCCGAACAGCAGCCTTCTCCCCGGCTACCCCCACGCAGGCGGATTTAATGGACTGAGTTCCCCGGGCGTCTATTACGGGCCCCAGGTGGGGGCCCTCCCCAAGGCCAGCGGCGAGTACCTGCCACGGGGCCGGAgctgctgggcagaggcagcCCCAGACTGGCGGGGCGGCCGGCAGTGCGGTGGCC ccccggctcaCCTGACCGACAGCATCCACAAGAAGAAGCACACGCGCCCAACCTTCACGGGGCACCAGATCTTCGCGCTGGAGAAGACTTTTGAGCAGACCAAGTACCTGGCAGGTCCGGAGAGAGCACGGCTGGCCTATTCCCTCGGTATGACTGAGTCCCAGGTGAAG GTCTGGTTCCAGAACCGACGGACCAAATGGAGGAAGAAGAGTGCCCTGGAGCCCTCCTCGTCCTCACAGCGGGCGGGGGGCTCTGGCGGAGAGCGGGCAGCCTCTGAGACCGAGGACGACGAGTACAACAAGCCCCTGGACCCCGACTCAGATGACGAGAAGATCCGGCTGCTGTTGAGGAAGCACCGTGCGGCCTTCTCGGTGCTGGGCTTGGGCACGCACAGCGGCTGA